From the Eremothecium cymbalariae DBVPG#7215 chromosome 6, complete sequence genome, one window contains:
- a CDS encoding uncharacterized protein (similar to Ashbya gossypii AFR181W) codes for MESSGSVVGNPSMEVLLRVLADRQQQQQRVKAQYEQKLQNVVKLTESLLVSCGDGNPKVDVPKLDEVLGGGLQVIEREGRTYALVPLEEVPSGQGVERQRQPEQRKNKGKRKKKNQIACSYCHEIGHTRGACEKRLLNLGSR; via the coding sequence ATGGAGAGTTCAGGCAGTGTGGTAGGTAACCCTTCTATGGAGGTGCTTCTACGGGTGCTGGCGGACaggcagcagcagcagcagcgtGTCAAGGCACAGTATGAGCAAAAGCTGCAAAATGTAGTGAAGCTCACGGAGTCTCTTCTGGTGTCCTGTGGAGATGGCAATCCGAAAGTGGATGTTCCAAAACTTGATGAGGTTCTTGGTGGTGGCCTGCAGGTGATAGAGCGGGAGGGTCGGACTTATGCGTTGGTTCCTCTCGAAGAAGTACCGTCTGGACAAGGTGTAGagcggcagcggcagcCAGAGcaaaggaaaaacaaagGGAAacgaaagaagaagaaccaGATTGCATGTTCATACTGCCATGAGATTGGCCACACACGAGGGGCATGTGAAAAGCGGTTATTGAATCTGGGGTCTCGGTAG